A window of Haloarchaeobius litoreus contains these coding sequences:
- a CDS encoding DUF7471 family protein, producing the protein MGFPPGGTPLHAQTTIVDPVLLAVVGLAALGSAVLLGLGLAAYVRRRSRPFLLVVLALAAIAARSAVAWVTMLGMLPDATHHLVEHGLDVVMTALVVGAVWYARSLRQGTGVNQ; encoded by the coding sequence CCGCTCCACGCACAGACGACCATCGTCGACCCGGTGCTGCTCGCGGTCGTCGGACTGGCCGCGCTCGGCTCGGCCGTCCTGCTCGGCCTGGGACTCGCTGCCTACGTCCGCCGACGCTCGCGGCCGTTTCTGCTCGTGGTGCTCGCGCTGGCCGCCATCGCCGCGCGGTCTGCCGTCGCGTGGGTCACGATGCTGGGGATGCTCCCGGACGCGACCCACCACCTCGTCGAGCACGGTCTCGACGTGGTGATGACGGCGCTCGTCGTCGGTGCGGTGTGGTACGCGCGGTCCCTCCGGCAGGGGACGGGGGTCAACCAATGA
- a CDS encoding winged helix-turn-helix transcriptional regulator, producing MTDTRVLIATEIEKTPGVHFNELVRELPVAPGQVQYHVRDLVGAGEVVREELFGRTHYYPPEYDEFDRAAVALIRRETTREVLVTLIEGGPQGPATVADEVGIARSTLEHHVDNLVEADLVRKRRDSRNRVTLVLATPERTGELLSDVTPTLPERLVDRFTLLVDELLAE from the coding sequence ATGACGGACACGAGAGTACTCATCGCGACCGAGATCGAGAAGACGCCGGGGGTACACTTCAACGAGCTCGTCCGTGAGCTGCCCGTCGCACCGGGGCAGGTCCAGTACCACGTGCGCGACCTTGTCGGCGCTGGCGAGGTGGTCCGTGAGGAGCTGTTCGGCAGGACACACTACTACCCGCCGGAGTACGACGAGTTCGACCGCGCGGCCGTCGCACTCATCCGTCGCGAGACGACCCGCGAGGTGCTCGTGACGCTCATCGAGGGCGGCCCGCAGGGGCCGGCGACGGTCGCCGACGAGGTCGGTATCGCTCGCTCCACGCTCGAACACCACGTCGACAACCTCGTCGAAGCGGACCTCGTCCGGAAGCGACGGGACTCCCGGAACCGAGTCACGCTGGTCCTCGCCACCCCCGAGCGGACCGGCGAACTGCTCTCGGACGTGACGCCCACGCTGCCCGAGCGCCTCGTGGACCGGTTCACCCTGCTGGTCGACGAGCTACTCGCCGAGTAG
- a CDS encoding Dyp-type peroxidase, whose translation MSPSESRGIDRREFVKSAVAIGGMSALSACLGRFGDDAESVPSGVDDPSSLPDRQHAWNDALPSDDHGNHVLASHHVLLYADYAGDGTPTADESETVESALQNLEQAFEWSNEGLLFTIGYSPRYFDRFEESLPDSVDLPGPAALTSFEDPELDTNDVVVHLASDSGTALLEAEEALKGNSDTANGVEMDAHLGDVFDLPDEFPGRRTGFVGAGLPAENSDVSGIPEEADVPEESPLYMGFKAGFEKTQATEDGVTIAEGPFAGGTTQHVSRIRLRLDDWYVEQDQDERVAEMFCPAHADEGTVEGVGENLGDDSGAGACAETVREDARSAGRVGHAQKTARARRDGRPIILRRDFDSTDRGEAGLHFLAVQEGIGDFVATKTAMAGEDLTDTPTIRQRVNNGIQEYTFIKRRGNFLLPPRRHRALPTPQPE comes from the coding sequence ATGAGTCCCAGCGAGAGCCGCGGAATCGACCGCCGAGAGTTCGTCAAGTCGGCGGTCGCCATCGGCGGCATGAGTGCCCTCTCCGCCTGTCTCGGCCGGTTCGGCGACGACGCCGAGTCCGTCCCGTCGGGCGTCGATGACCCGAGCAGCCTGCCGGACCGACAGCACGCCTGGAACGACGCCCTCCCGAGCGACGACCACGGCAACCACGTCCTCGCCAGCCACCACGTCCTCCTGTACGCGGACTACGCCGGTGACGGCACGCCGACGGCCGACGAGAGTGAGACGGTCGAATCCGCCCTCCAGAACCTCGAGCAGGCCTTCGAGTGGTCGAACGAGGGACTGCTGTTCACGATCGGCTACTCGCCGCGCTACTTCGACCGGTTCGAGGAGTCCCTGCCCGACTCCGTGGACCTGCCCGGGCCGGCGGCGCTCACCTCCTTCGAGGACCCCGAACTGGACACGAACGACGTCGTCGTCCACCTCGCCAGCGACAGCGGGACGGCGCTGCTCGAGGCCGAGGAGGCCCTGAAGGGCAACAGCGACACCGCCAACGGCGTCGAGATGGACGCCCACCTCGGCGACGTGTTCGACCTGCCCGACGAGTTCCCGGGCCGTCGGACCGGCTTCGTCGGTGCCGGCCTCCCGGCGGAGAACAGCGACGTGTCGGGCATCCCGGAGGAGGCCGACGTGCCGGAGGAGTCGCCGCTGTACATGGGGTTCAAGGCCGGGTTCGAGAAGACCCAGGCGACGGAGGACGGCGTCACCATCGCCGAGGGACCGTTCGCAGGCGGGACGACCCAGCACGTCTCGCGGATCCGGCTCCGGCTCGACGACTGGTACGTCGAGCAGGACCAGGACGAGCGCGTCGCGGAGATGTTCTGCCCCGCCCACGCGGACGAGGGAACCGTCGAGGGCGTCGGCGAGAACCTCGGCGACGACTCCGGCGCCGGCGCCTGTGCGGAGACGGTCAGGGAGGACGCCCGCTCGGCGGGACGCGTCGGCCACGCACAGAAGACGGCCCGGGCACGGCGGGACGGCCGGCCGATCATCCTCCGTCGCGACTTCGACTCGACGGACCGCGGCGAGGCTGGCCTGCACTTCCTCGCCGTGCAGGAGGGCATCGGTGACTTCGTCGCGACGAAGACCGCGATGGCCGGGGAGGACCTGACCGACACCCCGACCATCCGCCAGCGCGTCAACAACGGCATCCAGGAGTACACGTTCATCAAGCGCCGCGGGAACTTCCTGCTGCCGCCGCGCCGTCACCGCGCGCTCCCGACGCCGCAGCCGGAGTAG